Below is a window of Mycobacterium dioxanotrophicus DNA.
AGCTGGTGATGGCCAGCGGCACGATCTGCACGGTGGCGACGGCGAGGGTCACGATGGTGATGATCCGCACGCCGTCGGCGAGCGGTCCCGGGTGCAGTGCGGCGTGAATGTGCTCGCCGGCCAATGTGGCGATGGCGAGCGCGCCCATCAGGATCCAGTGATCGGGTGGGACGTTGCGCCGAGCTTCGGGTTCGCCCAACGCCCGCCACGCGATGAGCAGTGTCATCACGCAGTACGCCGCCAGCGCGCAGGCCCAGAAGATGAGCGCCCAGAACACGATTCCGGCGGCGACAAAGACGATGGCCAGTCCGGACGTCGCGACGCTGGCGAGTTCCCAAGTGCCATGCGCCCGGTCGCGCAGCCCAGTCGGGCCCAGCCGCCACATCCTCTTCAGCAGCGACGGGACGAGCGACAACCAGCCCACGAGGCCCATCGCCCCAAGCCCCCACAGCACCACGGAGTGGTCGGCGAATCGCGAGGCCAGCACCGCACATGCCGCCACATACGTGAAGAAGCCGACCACCGTGTCGATGTCGCGCAGATCGAACGTCCGCCATCGCGCGGCTGCCAGGTACATCAACACTGGAAGTGCGACAGCAGCCAGCGCCGCCAACGGCACGCTGACGATGCCGAAACCGTGGTCCGCAGCGGAGATCGACACGATGCCGGTCGCCATGACTATCGCGAACATCTCGGGTTTCACGCCGCGAGCTCCACCACCAGATGCCGGATGCCGGTGTGCCGGTTGCTGCGGGTCCATTCGACGGGCTGGACCAGTCGGGCCGACGAGAACCGCTCAAGCAGTTCTTCGAACAGCACGCGTAGTTCCAGCCGGGCCAGATTGGCGCCGAGGCAGTAGTGAACGCCGTACCCGAAGCCCAAGTGCGGGTTGGGTTTACGCGTGATGTCGAAAACGTCCGCGTTGGCGAACACCGATTCGTCGCGGTTGGCCGAACCTTCCCACACCTGGACCTTCTGCCCGGCCTCGACA
It encodes the following:
- a CDS encoding tellurite resistance/C4-dicarboxylate transporter family protein — its product is MKPEMFAIVMATGIVSISAADHGFGIVSVPLAALAAVALPVLMYLAAARWRTFDLRDIDTVVGFFTYVAACAVLASRFADHSVVLWGLGAMGLVGWLSLVPSLLKRMWRLGPTGLRDRAHGTWELASVATSGLAIVFVAAGIVFWALIFWACALAAYCVMTLLIAWRALGEPEARRNVPPDHWILMGALAIATLAGEHIHAALHPGPLADGVRIITIVTLAVATVQIVPLAITSWRQMLDWPAVFPLGMYSAATFAMMLETGWQPLAIVSLVFFWIALAAWLAVAVIVTRRLIRLTSEHGLRPE